CGGGATCCTCCGGCGGGCGCTCGATGCCGGCACGCTCCCCTCGCTCATCCTCTGGGGACCGCCCGGAACCGGCAAGACGACGATCGCCCGCCTGGTAGCGCAGGAGGCGGGCGCCGAGTTCGTGGCGCTTTCGGCGGTGACCTCGGGCGTCGCCGACGTGCGGCGGGTCGTGGATCGCGCGAGCCAGGCCCGCGCCGCCGGGCGCACGACCGTGCTGTTCGTGGACGAGATCCATCGCTTCCACAAAGGCCAGCAGGACGCCCTGCTCCCGCACGTGGAGAGGGGGACCGTGACCTTGATCGGGGCGACGACCGAGAATCCCGCGCACACGGTCGTCGCGCCCCTCGTCTCGCGCTGCCGGGTGCTCACGCTCGCCCCCCTGAGCGCGGGGGAGATCCGGACGATCGTCGAGCGGGCTCTCGACGACGCCGAGCGGGGGCTCGGTACGCTCCCGATCGAGTTGCCCGAGGAATCGCTGTCCGCCCTGATCGCCGATGCCGACGGCGACGGCCGCCGGGCGCTCATCACGCTCGAACTCGCCGCCGCCTCCGCTCTCGCGCGGAAGAAAGGGGAAGGCCGCGCCCGCATCGAGCCGGAGGACGTGCGGATCGCCGCTCAGCGCCGGCTGCTCCGCTCCGGCCGTGCGGGTGACGTGCACTACGATCTGGCCTCGGCGTTCATCAAATCGATGCGCGGCTCGGATCCCGACGCCGCGGTGTACTACCTGATGCGGATGATCGAATCGGGCGTGGACCCCCGCTTCGCCGCACGGCGCATGGTGATCTTCGCCGCCGAGGACGTCGGTCTCGCCGACCCGCGAGCGCTGGTGCTGGCGGAAGCCGCGGCGCAGGCCTTCGAGCGCCTCGGCCTTCCCGAGGGGTCGCTGCCGCTCGCCGAGGCGGCGCTCTACCTGGCGACCGCCCCGAAGTCCAACAGCGTCATCGTCGCTCGCGACCGCGCGGCGGAGCTCGTCCGCCGCTCCGGCAACGTGCCGATTCCCGACGCGCTGCGCGACGCTCATGCGCCCCTCTCGCGCGCGCTGGGAGCGGGACGC
The DNA window shown above is from Acidobacteriota bacterium and carries:
- a CDS encoding replication-associated recombination protein A, with the protein product MTRTLFPPKGPGARPPLAERMRPRSLAEVVGQRHLIGPDGILRRALDAGTLPSLILWGPPGTGKTTIARLVAQEAGAEFVALSAVTSGVADVRRVVDRASQARAAGRTTVLFVDEIHRFHKGQQDALLPHVERGTVTLIGATTENPAHTVVAPLVSRCRVLTLAPLSAGEIRTIVERALDDAERGLGTLPIELPEESLSALIADADGDGRRALITLELAAASALARKKGEGRARIEPEDVRIAAQRRLLRSGRAGDVHYDLASAFIKSMRGSDPDAAVYYLMRMIESGVDPRFAARRMVIFAAEDVGLADPRALVLAEAAAQAFERLGLPEGSLPLAEAALYLATAPKSNSVIVARDRAAELVRRSGNVPIPDALRDAHAPLSRALGAGRGYRYPHDAPGHFLPDRYLPEPLRGERLYEPSQEGAEKERAERLRRWRRARDDADRR